In Mercenaria mercenaria strain notata chromosome 14, MADL_Memer_1, whole genome shotgun sequence, the following are encoded in one genomic region:
- the LOC123526176 gene encoding uncharacterized protein LOC123526176 → MMTEEELPKPMQDSEEKLDIRCSPCSEKGTVKEAEKFCMECKSYLCDMCLQYHEQFPALRLHQVVDKSQSGSDSGVTGAPKERCSIHPGHRVDRYCKDHEEICCEACITIKHRSCVKVDNLTDVAKGITDSKEHKDIIKGLDSIIKRIKTKKENGTITLSCLDKKKDSVLKDIDEFEDKLVKKIKEAAEVSRKKVVSKHAEHVKAVHSDIKKLETVLSLAEDSRNNVCASGHEDAQVFVNIKNGKKVETDVQAIVKELSNNKDSSDFYYSFDKTLSDTVMTVTTLGNFDNARYSLSATKSRLFNVTSKEVNAICVFENGSLAFIECANETLTRLTSNYALIGTWKLNMHPVSLCASGQQEVALALRDENRVQFIAWEDGTFSIGNSFKIPQICAGIGYDFECDQLYICFAAQWGWNKSGKVDVCTRNGTLLKTYVRDEAGTQMFSSPNHIAISSSAVYVADSRKGLVAFNKDGKKLWTFTDAKLKDASGVCLLSDTELLVTGLNSNNILHITNDRKEILACEFLGAEELLNKPFALAFDKLNSRIIVGCKSDVTVITEYTLSKLPRQGHSNYSLLNMKV, encoded by the exons ATGATGACGGAAGAGGAACTGCCAAAACCTATGCAGGATTCTGAGGAAAAGTTAGATATTCGCTGCTCACCATGCTCCGAAAAGGGTACGGTCAAGGAAGCTgaaaagttctgcatggaatgcaAGTCATACCTTTGTGACATGTGCCTGCAGTACCATGAACAGTTTCCGGCGTTACGGTTGCACCAGGTGGTAGACAAATCTCAAAGCGGAAGTGACTCCGGTGTGACCGGCGCGCCTAAAGAAAGGTGCTCTATCCACCCTGGACATCGTGTAGACAGATACTGTAAAGACCACGAAGAAATTTGCTGCGAAGCCTGCATAACAATTAAACACAG GTCCTGCGTGAAAGTTGATAATCTGACTGATGTAGCGAAAGGGATCACAGACAGTAAAGAGCACAAGGATATAATAAAAGGCTTGGACAGTATTATCAAACGAAtcaaaacgaaaaaagaaaatgGGACAATAACCCTATCATGCCTTGATAAAAAGAAAGATTCAGTCCTGAAGGACattgatgagtttgaagacaaaCTAGTCAAGAAAATAAAAGAAGCGGCAGAAGTTTCCAGGAAGAAAGTTGTGTCTAAGCATGCTGAACACGTGAAAGCCGTTCATTCAGATATTAAGAAACTAGAAACAGTATTGTCATTAGCCGAGGATAGTCGAAACAACGTATGTGCTAGTGGCCATGAAGATGCTCAAGTATTTGTGAATATAAAGAATGGTAAAAAAGTAGAAACAGATGTACAGGCAATTGTTAAAGAGCTGTCTAACAATAAGGATTCAAGTGACTTTTATTACAGCTTCGATAAAACGTTGTCGGATACAGTCATGACAGTGACGACGTTGGGAAACTTTGATAATGCCAGATACTCGCTCTCTGCCACAAAGTCCAGATTATTTAATGTTACGTCCAAGGAGGTAAATGCCATCTGTGTGTTTGAAAATGGATCTTTGGCATTTATCGAATGTGCAAATGAAACATTAACGAGGCTGACTAGTAATTATGCACTTATAGGTACCTGGAAATTAAACATGCATCCAGTCTCTCTGTGTGCTTCTGGACAACAAGAAGTAGCGCTTGCACTGCGCGATGAAAATCGAGTACAGTTTATTGCATGGGAAGACGGAACATTTTCGATTgggaattcatttaaaattcccCAAATATGTGCAGGTATTGGTTATGATTTCGAATGTGACCAACTGTACATTTGTTTTGCAGCGCAGTGGGGGTGGAACAAGTCGGGAAAGGTTGATGTTTGCACGAGAAATGGTACCCTTCTGAAAACCTACGTACGAGATGAAGCTGGGACCCAGATGTTCTCCTCACCAAACCACATCGCCATCTCTTCAAGTGCGGTTTACGTCGCAGACAGCAGAAAAGGGCTTGTTGCTTTCAACAAAGACGGTAAAAAACTATGGACTTTTACAGATGCAAAACTGAAGGATGCAAGTGGTGTATGTCTTTTGTCTGATACAGAATTGCTTGTTACTGGACTAAACTCAAATAATATTCTACATATAACAAATGACAGAAAGGAAATACTAGCATGTGAGTTTCTCGGAGCCGAAGAGTTATTAAACAAACCATTCGCACTGGCCTTTGACAAGCTAAATTCTAGAATAATTGTGGGCTGTAAGTCAGATGTCACAGTGATAACCGAGTACACATTGTCTAAATTACCACGACAGGGACACTCAAATTATTCTTTGTTGAACATGAAAGTTTGA